From the Deltaproteobacteria bacterium genome, the window ATAGAGACGAGTGGAGATCATCTATGCCCAAGCTAAAGACCAATCGTGGTGCAGCCAAACGTTTCAAGATTACCGGCAGGGGTAAGTTTCTGCGCTCCAAGGCGTATAAGAACCATATTCTGACGAAAAAAGGACCAAAGCGTAAACGCAACCTGCGCAAGCGCGGCACCATAGACCCCAGCAACATGCGGGGAATTCGTCAGCTGCTTCCTTATGCGTGAACAAATTGACCAGCCGGAAGAAATTTTGGCGGCCCTGGTTTTTCGAACCAATTCTCTGGCAAATATCTGTACTGACTGCAGGTATCAGCCACTTTACCGTTTAGGGGTGTGCTATGGCACGGGTTAGCTGTGCAGTCGCTTCCAGGAGACGGCGTAAAAAAATACTCAAGCAAGCCAAAGGGTATCGCGGTGGACGCCGCAATCTATTGCGTTCGGCGCGTATTTCTGTAGAGAGGGCCCTGCAGTACTCGTATCGAGATCGGCGAGTCCGTAAGAGGCAGTTTCGTTCTCTTTGGATTACCAGGATAAACGCTGCAGCTCGTCTCAACGGCA encodes:
- the rpmI gene encoding 50S ribosomal protein L35, with the translated sequence MPKLKTNRGAAKRFKITGRGKFLRSKAYKNHILTKKGPKRKRNLRKRGTIDPSNMRGIRQLLPYA
- the rplT gene encoding 50S ribosomal protein L20, which produces MARVSCAVASRRRRKKILKQAKGYRGGRRNLLRSARISVERALQYSYRDRRVRKRQFRSLWITRINAAARLNGMSYSKFMDGLHKAGVELDRKVLADLAVRDPGAFSQMVELARRSI